TCATTATCCGCACAGAGGCGGAAGGAGCAAGCGAAAAAGAGTTAAAGAGAGAAATAGTTTATTTGCATCGCCTATGGGGCTCAATAGGCGCGCGGTTTAACAAAGCAAAAGCGCCTGCTCTATTGCACAAAGACCTTGGCGTAACATTTCAAACCGTACGTGATTATTTAAATGAAGATGTAGAGGTCTTATTAATTGACGACGAAGAAGAACTCAAAGATGTTAAAAACTTTGTAAATATCGTCTCGCCCGAGCTTATAGAAAAAATAAAACTTTATAACGCTAAAACACCCTTATTTAAAGCATTTGGCATTGAAGAAACAATTAAAAAACTTCGTTCGCACCGCGTTTCATTGCCGTCGGGTGGCTCAATAATAATTCAAGAGGCCGAATCGCTCTGCGCGATAGATGTAAACACAGGCAAATTCGCTGGCAAAAAATCGCAAGAAGAAACTGTAACCGCAAACAACATTGAGGCGGCAAAAGAAATTGCAAAGCAACTGCGGTTGCGTAATATTGGCGGTATAATTGTAATTGATTTTATAGATATGAAAAAATCAAAAAACCGCGCCAAGGTTTTAGAAGCCATATCGGTTGCCGTAAAAGGTGACAAGGCAAAAATTAATATACTGCCAATAACCCGTCTTGGCTTAATTGAAATGACGCGTGAACGCAGGCGTGAATCGTTACTTTCTCAAATGACGGAAAACTGCCCGGAGTGCAGCGGAACAGGGCTTGTGTTATCTCGGGAAACACTTTTTATACACATATGCGATGAGCTATCAAAAATGCGTTTAAGCGAGCATAACGGGAAAGTTAAAATTCGTTTAAGAAAAGAAGTTGCAGAGTACTTTAAGGAAAGAATACCACGTTTAAAAAAGATTTCCGGCGGCAATATAGAAATACAGCACGCGCCAGAACTTTCTTGGGAAGATTATCAAATAATTGTTGAGTAGTGCGGGGCTTTCTGCCTAACTGAGTACTTTAATATTGATATTTTAACTTGATAATTCCGCCCAGCTTGCTGGGCGGTTACCAAATAATTCCTTCTCCCCTTTGGGCGGGTAAGTTTCTGGACCCCGTGAAGTCTGGGGAAGAAGGTTAGGATGAGGGGGTCAAATGAGACCTGTTATCGAATATCCACCCTCACCTCAATCCTCTCCCATCGAGGGAGAAGGAAGAAGAA
This is a stretch of genomic DNA from Endomicrobiales bacterium. It encodes these proteins:
- a CDS encoding Rne/Rng family ribonuclease, with product MKREIMVNSSVGQTRVAIMEDGVLSDIFIERSESAKIVGNIYKASVENILPGISSAFLDAGLEKNAYIFVDDVRVNSKERKIEKLLTRSQEVMIQIDKEPISTKGPKVTMDISLPGRNLVYMPFSSNIGISKNIFKKDERDRLRSIVMAARPDDGGFIIRTEAEGASEKELKREIVYLHRLWGSIGARFNKAKAPALLHKDLGVTFQTVRDYLNEDVEVLLIDDEEELKDVKNFVNIVSPELIEKIKLYNAKTPLFKAFGIEETIKKLRSHRVSLPSGGSIIIQEAESLCAIDVNTGKFAGKKSQEETVTANNIEAAKEIAKQLRLRNIGGIIVIDFIDMKKSKNRAKVLEAISVAVKGDKAKINILPITRLGLIEMTRERRRESLLSQMTENCPECSGTGLVLSRETLFIHICDELSKMRLSEHNGKVKIRLRKEVAEYFKERIPRLKKISGGNIEIQHAPELSWEDYQIIVE